The sequence CTGAAGTCACAggtgataaaagaaataacaggggcgcctgggtggctcagtcggttaagcggccaacttcggctcgggtcatgatctcgcggtccgtgagttcgagccccacgtcgggctctgtgctgacagctcagagcctggagcctgtttcggattctgtgtctccctctctctgaccctcccctgttcatgctctgtctctccctgtctcaaaaataaataaaacgttaaaaaaaattttttttaaaaagaaataacagatgcAGCTTGGAAGCCCTTAGAATAGGATGTTTCTCTTCTCAACCATGCAATTGTTCACCATAGGGAGGCTACTGTCTTGTATTCCCTTAAAACCTCCTCtgttcgttccttccttccttccttccctcctttctctttctttttcttgaaatttattgtcaaattggtttccatacaacacccagtgctcatcccaaaaggtgccctcctcaatacccatcacccaccgtcccctccctcccaccccccatcaaccctcagtttgttctcagtttttaacagtctcttatgctttggctctctcccactctaacctctttttttttttccttcccctcccccatgggtttctgttaagtttctcaggatccacataagagtgaaaacacatggtatctgtctttctctgtatggcttatttcacttagcatcacactctccagttccatccacgttgctacaaagggccatatttcattctttctcattgccacgtagtattccattgtgtatataaaccacaatttctttatccattcatcagttgatggacatttaggctctttccataatttggctattgttgagagtgctgctataaacattggggtacaagtgcccctatgcatcagtgctcctgtatcccttgaaaaCCTCTTCTGTTTCAACAGCAGgtacttaaatgtttatttcttcacagTTCACCTCTTTAAGTAGGGAAAGAGTCACAGGGGCCAGCAAAGCAATGGGAAAGAACTATCACctgccttttcctttatttcagaTTAGCTTCAGTGCTGCCCAGAAAGACCTTGTACACCCAATTCCAGTTCACACCGACACAGGTGGGGCCCCAGAGGCTCACTGTGGAAATGGACTGTGATATGTTCCAGAACCAAACCAACTACAGAAATATCACTGTGAAAGCCCCTGAACTTCCCGCTTAAACTTCCATTAAGTATCCCATGATTAAAGTCTGATGCTGATAACATGAACTTGGCCCACTGGAGAAATATGAAAACTATTAACTATATAGAGAATaagtactggaagaaaaaataaaagaagtggaCTCCTTTTGTAcaaagttgtaatttttttttgtttacattgttTCATTGCTTTGACACTCTCAGTGTGATTTTAGCTCCTTCTGTTCACAACTCTTATTAAACTTATAGAATGGCACttcataaaagtaaattaaaactcaTTTGACATAAGGAATTTCAACCCAAGTACACACTCATGGCTCAGAAGAATGCCTGCTGTTGCTGATTATACCTAAAAAGACCGCGGGGACATCAGAAGGGCAGACGGGGTAAGTTACATCTATGTAAGGCAAAGAACTGGCATTAGAGGTTGTGGAGACCTATAGCACATGCACAAGGCCCAAGTCAGGTCACCAGAATACACATCACTACAGGCGATGTACACCTTGCTTCCCAGTATGTGATCGTCCAGACCAATGCAAAAATATAATGAAGGTTGTGCAAAAGGACTAACTGAAAGCcccttaaaattatataaactctCTTatacgtttaaaaatttttgatttataaaaattttgtatttacatttggAGACACATGTAACATATAACCAAACAATAATACAAGTATTTATAAGAAAACTAAATCTGTTCAATAAAGTGGACAAACCTAACAAATGAGctcaataccaaaaaataattttggagacTGGGATGGAATAATATTCAGAAGGACTTAAtgataagaataataatattatataacacACTGAAGTACTCACAGGGGCTTTGAAGTCATCTTCTCTAAAGAAGTAAAGTCAAGCGTTTTTGTTCTAAGTACAGTTCTGATCAGAATCAGACCGTTAGACCTATAAACCCAAATGAAAGTGATGTGCTAGTCTCAACCCACTGTATTTCTGACAGAAAGAAACTTTGAAAGGTTACTTATTGAATTACCAGCAGGTCAACATTTTATTAAGCCCATCAATAGGTTTAACAATGAATTAACACACTTTATTGCAAATAGGGAATAAGGCAGCTTCTGCAGGAATCTCTGAAACACGATTCAGAAATGCAAACTCATGCAATTATCTTTTGTATCTAGCACAGAAAAATATATCAGACTTATGTAGTATATAAATAACTGCCAGTCTGGCCTAACCAACAATCTTTGGTAGTAGCGTCTCTTGACAAGGATGGATAGGAACTCCATTTTGATCCAGAAAGCATTCTAGCCCCATTTTAAAAGCAGACATCAGAGGCTACCTGTGATATAAGGAGAATGGAGAGTGCAAATGAGCCTGAAAACTCACAGTTCAAGTTCATTCTGAGTGAGTTCCTTGATTCTGTTCATGCAATGATCAACGGCATTAACGAGTAAAGGGATCCAACTATCTTCTGGCTGTGGGGTCACATGACTCGCTCTGAAAATggaatggggagaaagagaagttaaatttATACTGTCAAGGGAAAACCTACCCACAAAAGGAGCACAGACGAAACTATAGTAAGAGAAGGCAAGTTTCTTTGTAGAAACTTAGATGCTCCACAACTCACGTGGAAAGAAAACATCACACCCACgttcttctacttcttcttaaAATGGGGCTTTGGGAGCTGAGAATGATTGGATAGGTTTATTCTCAAAAAAGCTATTTGGGGAGAAGTCCTCATACTCACTTAGTAATTTCAAGTGCCTTCTTTAAGACAGATACAAGTTTTGCAGactagaaaagaaacagagaagttaCTCACCCTGAGTCCTactataaaaaggaaaggaaagccaaGATATATTAAGACTCAagtaataaaaaaacagaaaaaaaaaaaaaaaacttgaaggaaagtgcaaaaacaaaaattctggtTACATTACGGTGGTAGAATTATAGGATTCTTTTCTATTTAGCAAAATCTTATTAGTATTGctactttaacattttataaattttaaaaatttgttaatacttttaaatttttaaaaaatgaaaaaagtaagaaTATAACCTGAATTTGTCCCAATTGCTGATAGCTTTGAATATATAGCAGGAACAGCtgaagttcctttttaaaaaaattctatgtaCAGAATTTTAAGCATACCGGTAACAAGGTAACATGAGGATATATATATGCCACCAATATATAgtacatcttttaattttttttttatttggagtaATTGACAAGACATATTGCTAATGATGTTTATTTCTTGGGAAGTCAATTTATAAAAGTGAATGTGAAAAAAGAAGTTAATGCCCAAAAGGATCCTATTCTACTTTAAGGTATATGCACACTGTGAAGATACATTTGATGAATTTAATTTCCACTAtctaatttatcaaatatttttaggaTTGAAAATTCTGAATATAAGATATAAGCCATTtggtagttttacttctttttccagTAACTGTAGAGATAATCTGAGtctctaaaaataatagaattctcTCTAGCACAGGACTCAGGACAtgaaagaatacaataaaatcagatttttataaAGAGCTTGACCTTTTGTAGTTAAATCACCCAATGTGTTTATATTAGAACAGAGTATGTTTCTGGAACACTTGGTTTTGCCTACACCAGAAATCAGGCATTTACAACTTCAGGTTGAGAAGATACTAAAGTACTGTGGTAAatcaaactttctttttcaaagtagCATTTTCTAAGGTCTTTGGGTTTTTCTAAGTGACTGCCCAAGAGGTTATGGAAGAGAGTAGTACCAGAACTCATGGCTATTAGAATTcaacttcaataaatatttatcaggcaGAAATACATGTAAGAACTGTGACATTATTGTTGTACTGGCATCCTAGTgtaacaaataaatatgtttccTATAGCTTAAAGGAAATATTAGTAATTAGGGAAATTCTACATTTAGGTCAGTAGCTATTCCCTCAAGTTGGTACTTACATTGATTCGCACAGTCAAGTGGCACATAGGTGGGTATATACTCAGAGCTAAATCATCCACACTAAggacagaaagcaaaaataaccattaacaaaaaaaggaacaaagctgAACTGGGTGGTTTTCAGTACACAATTAAGGCATGAGAGAATGTGAGAAATGTCCCATAAATGCCTATTAATTCCTTAAATTGAGCAACCAGAATCAATTCAACTGATATGTACTAAATATCTACTTACCCCATTTCCCTAGGAATCTGGGGGGAAAAACTCCCTTGGCCTATATGATAGGACATGattaattcagttaaaaatgggAGGATGTGAAACCATCAATTTAATAACTGTGGAGTTCATCCATGGATGTCACTCAAGTGGGCATGACTTTACCCAAGTGATGCAATTTAGTACCACTAATAATGGGACAAACTAACATTATGCACCTGCCCAATATGATACAATGAGAAGCACAAAATACTCAAATATGTGATCGCCTTGCCAAAAAAATACTTAACTTGAATATAATCTATAATCCTtgccaaaaaaatatttaacttgaatATAATCTATAATCATACAAAAGACAATCACATGAATCCAGATTTTTGGATATTCTGTGAGACAACTGACCTAGATTCTTGGATAGGAACTGTTATAGTTGCAAGAGACTACAACCAAACCAGACTACTGCAAGAGATGACAACCAAATGCACTGTGACACTATGACAGACcccttgataaaaaaaaaaaaaaggctttaaaatacattttagagacAAATGGGGACATTTGAATAGTAACTATTTTCTATTCAACGTTATATTTCGCagatataataataatgtctGTTCTTAGAGATAcgtgctgaagtatttaggggtgaaATGTCactgatgtctgcaacttactctcaaatggttcaggagAAAAATGGCACATCTAATCCATTGAGAAATAAaccaatattgaaaaaaatgtgagCAGGTGAACATAGATGAAGGATACATGGATGTTCAATGCAATACTTTTATCAACTTTCCTGTAGGtcgaaaatgttcaaaataaaaaactggggGAAAAGCTTAAGGTGACAACACAAGCTGAGGTCACATGCTGCTGCTCACATGTTTCAAGTGGGGATTCCACTTACCTAGGGCTGATCTCGTCAGAGATATCCACAATGTCGTCCAGTTGGGCCACCTGATCCTTCTTCCCATTCTCTGCCACTGAGATCCGGATTTTCTTCAGGCAGGCTTTTGATGCTCTCACCAGTGCAAGGCATGGGATTATGAGCTCTTGATCCTCCTCTGACCAATATAAGTCCCGATTGTTTGGATACCCCAACCCATCATCCTCTTCATCACCGTGGTTATCAGAGTTGTCCTCAGTGTCATTCAGGAGGCCACAGTATGGGTCACATTCTTCCACGGCCTAAGACATGCCATGATATATTTGAatgccaaaaaaaccccaaaaaacaaaaaaccaaggcTTTTACACTTTCAGCATCATGTCTGAGTTATCCCCAAACCTCAGCCAGCTACTTCACTAATGGCTACAGAGTTCAAGCACCCTGTTCTCACTCCCCTTGCCCAGCAGTAGACAGAGGGGAGTGGTACTAAATCACACACTGGTGTGGGCAGGAGATGGGAGTTGAAAGCCAGGAGTGAAGATGGGACTTATTGAGTTAATGCTCAggacatttcctttctttatagtATCATCTATGATCATGGAGTTGTCCCCTCACCTGCTCCATTTCCTCATGTGCATCCTTCACAAAATCCACATTCTTCGTCAGCATTGAAAGGGCTGCAGCTTTGTTATCTACGAGTGAAAAATCAGAAGCACTAGAATTAGAGGAGAAACCCAACAATTCTGTGAAGTCTGCAAATGGCAACCAATGGTGTTCCCATTTGTGAAGAGTGCCAAGGATAGTCAACAAGAGCAGTggtttaataaaatttttctcatATTCATCCTCTGGGTAACCAGAGGAGTTAAAAAGCTTTTCATCATTCACcactagaagaaataaaatggtaacaTGATGTTCCTCTTCATGGTCCTCTTGACAAACACTGCTTTTGGCCCAGCTGGCACTACCTCATAGGGGCTTCAGTGTGTCCCATAATAATGCTCCTGGGGCAGGACCAGGAGAACAAATCACATTTGTTCAACAAGACACGGCCACAGAAAGAGGGCTAAAAATGTATGAGAACTaggtcgcctgggtggtttagttggttaagtgtctggctttagctcaggtcatgatctcatggtttgtgggtttgagccccatgtcaggctctgtgctgacagctcagaacctggagcctgcttcagattttgtgtctccgtatctctctgctccttccctgctcacactgtctctttttgtcacaaaaataaataaacattaaaaaaaaatttttttaagtataagagCTAAAAAGACTGTCAAAAAatgttaatacctattttttgaTGTTACTGATAAACTATATGCATTCCACTAAGTTGTAAGT comes from Panthera tigris isolate Pti1 chromosome B3, P.tigris_Pti1_mat1.1, whole genome shotgun sequence and encodes:
- the CCNDBP1 gene encoding cyclin-D1-binding protein 1 isoform X3: MANAAAPTAAVPTLAPPLEQIRHLAEELRLLIPGVRVGEALETTKEFNPETFWRRLNEAAVNVSREATTLTEVFSHLPLPSPQETQRFCEQVRAAIKAMIAVYYSLPKNQGITLRKLVRSTTLDIVDGMAQLMDVLFMTPTQSSENNDLISYNSVWTACQQVPQIPRDNKAAALSMLTKNVDFVKDAHEEMEQAVEECDPYCGLLNDTEDNSDNHGDEEDDGLGYPNNRDLYWSEEDQELIIPCLALVRASKACLKKIRISVAENGKKDQVAQLDDIVDISDEISPSVDDLALSIYPPMCHLTVRINSAKLVSVLKKALEITKASHVTPQPEDSWIPLLVNAVDHCMNRIKELTQNELELIQ
- the CCNDBP1 gene encoding cyclin-D1-binding protein 1 isoform X2, with the protein product MANAAAPTAAVPTLAPPLEQIRHLAEELRLLIPGVRVGEALETTKEFNPETFWRRLNEAAVNVSREATTLTEVFSHLPLPSPQETQRFCEQVRAAIKAMIAVYYSLPKNQGITLRKLVRSTTLDIVDGMAQLMDVLFMTPTQSSENNDLISYNSVWTACQQVPQIPRDNKAAALSMLTKNVDFVKDAHEEMEQAVEECDPYCGLLNDTEDNSDNHGDEEDDGLGYPNNRDLYWSEEDQELIIPCLALVRASKACLKKIRISVAENGKKDQVAQLDDIVDISDEISPSVDDLALSIYPPMCHLTVRINSAKLVSVLKKALEITKASHVTPQPEDSWIPLLVNAVDHCMNRIKELTQNELELTFAE
- the CCNDBP1 gene encoding cyclin-D1-binding protein 1 isoform X4 — protein: MANAAAPTAAVPTLAPPLEQIRHLAEELRLLIPGVRVGEALETTKEFNPETFWRRLNEAAVNVSREATTLTEVFSHLPLPSPQETQRFCEQVRAAIKAMIAVYYSLPKNQGITLRKLVRSTTLDIVDGMAQLMDVLFMTPTQSSENNDLISYNSVWTACQQVPQIPRDNKAAALSMLTKNVDFVKDAHEEMEQAVEECDPYCGLLNDTEDNSDNHGDEEDDGLGYPNNRDLYWSEEDQELIIPCLALVRASKACLKKIRISVAENGKKDQVAQLDDIVDISDEISPSVDDLALSIYPPMCHLTVRINSAKLVSVLKKALEITKASHVTPQPEDSWIPLLVNAVDHCMNRIKELTQNELEL